A region of Meleagris gallopavo isolate NT-WF06-2002-E0010 breed Aviagen turkey brand Nicholas breeding stock chromosome 27, Turkey_5.1, whole genome shotgun sequence DNA encodes the following proteins:
- the LOC104914418 gene encoding beta-keratin-related protein-like translates to MSSGGQMLSSRCSAPCEVACPQPYADVCSQPCVTSCGDSRAVVYPPPVVITFPGPTLTSFPQETIVGSSFPSPIGGFSGSLGPSESGGSFGSGGSYGGGSSYGGGIGGSYGGGSSYGGGRSFGSGGSFGGRRSISSRSCYGGGFGGGSSYGGGSFGGGRSFGIASCYGGSGSSGFRRSGGGSCGYF, encoded by the coding sequence ATGTCTTCAGGAGGACAGATGTTGAGCAGCAGATGCTCTGCACCCTGCGAGGTGGCCTGCCCGCAGCCCTATGCCGATGtctgcagccagccctgtgtCACCTCCTGTGGGGACTCCCGTGCTGTCGTCTACCCCCCACCTGTGGTCATCACCTTCCCAGGCCCCACCCTCACCTCCTTCCCACAGGAGACCATTGTGGGCTCTTCATTCCCATCACCCATTGGGGGCTTCTCGGGTTCACTGGGCCCCAGTGAATCAGGGGGCTCTTTTGGTTCTGGTGGCTCCTATGGAGGAGGCAGCTCCTATGGAGGGGGCATTGGGGGTTCCTATGGAGGAGGCAGCTCCTATGGAGGGGGCAGGTCGTTTGGCTCCGGAGGCTCATTTGGAGGCAGAAGATCCAtcagctccaggagctgctACGGAGGCGGCTTTGGAGGAGGCAGCTCCTACGGCGGTGGCTCCTTTGGGGGAGGGCGCTCCTTTGGCATAGCGAGCTGCTATGGAGGCAGCGGCTCCTCCGGGTTCCGCAGATCTGGTGGGGGAAGCTGTGGTTACTTCTGA
- the LOC104914419 gene encoding beta-keratin-related protein-like, translating to MSSGGQLMSSRCYAPCEVTCPQPYANVCSQPCVTSCGDSRAVIYPPPVLINFPGPILNSCPQESIVGNSFPSPIGGFSGPQGSSESGGSFGSGGSYGGGSSYGGGIGGSYGGGSSYGGGRSFGSGGSFGGRRSISSRSCYGGGFGGGSSYGGGSFGGGRSFGIASCYGGSGSSGFRRSGGGSCGYF from the coding sequence ATGTCTTCAGGAGGACAGCTGATGAGCAGCAGATGCTATGCACCCTGCGAGGTGACCTGCCCGCAGCCCTATGCCAATGtctgcagccagccctgtgtCACCTCCTGTGGGGACTCCCGTGCTGTCATCTATCCCCCGCCTGTGCTCATCAACTTCCCAGGCCCCATCCTCAACTCCTGCCCACAGGAGAGCATCGTGGGCAACTCATTCCCATCACCCATTGGGGGCTTCTCAGGGCCACAGGGCTCCAGTGAATCAGGGGGCTCTTTTGGTTCTGGTGGCTCCTATGGAGGAGGCAGCTCCTATGGAGGGGGCATTGGGGGTTCCTATGGAGGAGGCAGCTCCTATGGAGGGGGCAGGTCGTTTGGCTCCGGAGGCTCATTTGGAGGCAGAAGATCCAtcagctccaggagctgctACGGAGGCGGCTTTGGAGGAGGCAGCTCTTACGGCGGTGGCTCCTTTGGGGGAGGGCGCTCCTTTGGCATAGCGAGCTGCTATGGAGGCAGCGGCTCCTCCGGGTTCCGCAGATCTGGTGGGGGAAGCTGTGGTTACTTCTGA